From a region of the Vicinamibacterales bacterium genome:
- a CDS encoding S8 family serine peptidase, translating to VRDVYELDSTTDGTAVVTVSTATAPPDTLALSFLSADGALLQRVALTSPSARATQAVTAGATYVQIDAGASVTYTVAADFNQAPVVVQGVTPLNGGPGTPVVIAGRGFSTDATQNLVFFGGIAARIVAATATRLDVVVPANAIDGPIRVAVRSLQATGPAFAAGNATPLPPIVVDAAPRQHRLHPALGVQVDLERLIVHFDPAATRADVDTLAAQVGASVSGVLPEFNGYVFRFAGRTSLRSLDATRQQLRGAALVDRVSYDVLRPVVQGPITFDAAGNASYADGQQHPIGLAASMALVFNAILAIRSTPPFDVSLSGLASDPLRPVTVAVLDTGFHPPDDLVASEFTDAQGALVVNFISTEGGSSLPGNPLPSTSAYSDAGDHGTEVTSIIAAVNSGVPGAGGALNSLFAPGEPPYRVLAYRAASGADGIDQDAELAALLDAGRRQVDVINMSYSAAHATLADADADAASSKQYLQGMPKTLAVIAAGNHGIDARFAAPANLSLQLDNVVTVGATAVLNDPGSRSIFGGAKTIDGAFAGTTCDPSTTLTVGTTETTGFVGASNCGPAVTIAAPGSDVFVVTPDGYGTVGGTSAAAPIVSSIAALLLAVRGTSDLSPSDLRSLLVNTSDDLGLQWQPGPMGQIDALGAVRAVLPTTQHEAVYVADRDRGVVVALEIDPLTGKPRIPAVPDRVIPLTLTKQGVALEAINPLGVAMSPAGEQIYVLVRALSPNDLGDGIMIISTQSERAIDFIPLSGATFPRVPSPLTPGAVTVRKYAPMVVSRDGYLLYVGANDSLVVINTIDAKVVRTYMDLPAAFRQRADSRPVYELANRLHDVQKAVEDGVQNKARPGTEISALTLSPDGTTLYAAFMTGGGGGNQPGGIVPVSVDLFKDEQPGIFGLQSDLTAYLTSSATLEMSSPGSVGQGDEPFAVAVGHDNRYVYMFNGGYEQVLAAGPEALGLAGYGELVGGAGFGIAAETAGSAGIAGTLNAINTSADIGSTLSNSMAREFLQQAQGGVGLIVAPGFTAAFDMANGGQESWLFPSEVVVGWNVRPPGNIVTDADTGLIVTQFSQPEVFAKRPMAVALSPGGGSGPLANTRALVAFGQSGNFGVLDLFSQGQFRRLTPPNAAFAALPANLFQALVGVTPSIPIGPFTWPDRGTFASGDSGLVVPSPDEALLFTSALVYAQNGRFAVATHAGRDLPTQVDAVVPDFVNDPVHAREPLLALGFTYAGGNTIVAPDGTSYQPGQPISFDRGGGAISFIDDAAITRDLDAHIDATVSDDDGRPRPYFSRIPICNTVSMQPGTDEPEPRCAIDAVTRVFGYKDGTTPTRFSEPRGVAIQPYVMFETPRSGTHVSLDSPVHVTWRDPLIDEFKMLVLDLDQLDSNGLPTEINTQGRSLTPEQLQAHAMAAQFGGLFPAAPNGPKQGHRYQVVVALFRGTDEVSRASIDVRFDQPTGPIVPETLTLGPVILAIGTAPGTARISATLHQPGAADRDVTTSASYNLVGNHAPGLALAAAIQQKLAASLAPGQTQTGPFGIIPGATVDPSGRVSATQPGLEVLTAADDGVTSRPTLVLAGFTVKKIALEPLAAESAAEQHTLGDEVVLTFGKGTNAPLVIEPHDSRFIDDDGQIYLDDVVLQYAGGGTIHLSDLMDVLRAAPGDLSIEAPFQDAIRHNLSPLGATATWRNAQALTGLLEGPDTPFLSTDLALATSDTPTAFVQQGGFFSGRIASNVSGLAVVTGTLDLGGFGRRSDGVLVWSLPAIESVRVDPSVLEIRRTDAPTPGPSLRARALVAPTAAVLQLPSGFADTATFLQETMPDEFAVGRAPAIAVSKSGVFRFDISGTATPTATGVSVADLRIEFDVPNDRGPFVAVTYGIADTAILRLGDTAAFDQHVIHQNTAGSTAVTVDVTIDGMGAGHGSGQISVCDCPAPPAAGLEASAPVPHLRFVLPAGTPPAPAPARAPPSPAAEEPVRKGAQR from the coding sequence GGCCGACTTTAATCAGGCGCCGGTGGTCGTGCAGGGCGTGACGCCGCTGAACGGCGGCCCCGGCACGCCGGTGGTCATTGCCGGACGCGGGTTCAGCACGGATGCAACTCAGAATCTCGTCTTCTTCGGCGGCATCGCCGCGCGGATCGTGGCGGCGACCGCCACCCGGCTGGATGTGGTGGTGCCGGCCAACGCGATCGACGGACCGATCCGCGTCGCGGTGCGCTCGCTGCAGGCGACTGGTCCGGCATTTGCCGCTGGGAACGCGACGCCTCTCCCGCCCATCGTCGTCGATGCCGCTCCGCGCCAGCATCGCCTGCACCCCGCCCTTGGTGTGCAGGTCGATCTCGAGCGGCTCATCGTCCATTTCGATCCGGCCGCAACGCGGGCCGACGTCGACACGCTCGCTGCGCAGGTCGGGGCGTCGGTGTCTGGCGTGCTTCCGGAATTCAACGGGTACGTGTTCCGGTTCGCCGGACGGACCTCGCTCCGCAGCCTCGACGCGACGCGGCAGCAGCTGCGCGGCGCGGCGCTCGTCGATCGCGTCAGCTACGACGTACTGCGACCCGTGGTGCAGGGCCCCATCACCTTCGACGCCGCCGGAAACGCCTCCTACGCCGACGGCCAGCAGCACCCGATCGGTCTCGCCGCCTCCATGGCGCTCGTCTTCAACGCGATCCTCGCCATTCGGAGCACCCCGCCGTTCGACGTCTCGCTGAGCGGACTCGCATCGGACCCGCTGCGGCCGGTGACGGTGGCGGTCCTGGATACCGGTTTCCATCCACCGGACGACCTCGTCGCCAGCGAGTTCACCGACGCGCAAGGCGCGCTGGTCGTCAATTTCATCTCGACCGAAGGCGGATCGAGCCTTCCCGGGAACCCTTTGCCATCCACGTCCGCATACAGCGATGCGGGCGATCACGGCACCGAGGTCACCAGCATCATCGCAGCCGTGAACAGCGGCGTGCCTGGTGCGGGCGGCGCGTTGAACAGCCTGTTCGCGCCGGGGGAGCCACCCTATCGCGTGCTCGCCTACCGTGCCGCGTCCGGCGCTGACGGGATCGATCAGGATGCGGAGCTGGCGGCGCTGCTCGACGCCGGGCGGCGGCAGGTCGACGTCATCAACATGAGCTATTCGGCGGCCCACGCCACGCTCGCCGACGCGGACGCCGACGCCGCCAGCTCCAAGCAGTATCTGCAGGGGATGCCAAAGACGCTGGCGGTCATAGCCGCGGGCAATCACGGTATCGACGCGAGGTTCGCTGCGCCCGCGAACCTGTCGCTCCAGCTCGACAACGTGGTGACAGTCGGGGCGACGGCCGTGCTCAACGACCCTGGTTCGCGCTCGATCTTCGGCGGCGCGAAAACGATCGACGGCGCGTTCGCCGGAACCACGTGCGATCCCTCGACCACTCTGACCGTCGGCACCACCGAAACGACGGGGTTTGTGGGAGCCTCCAACTGCGGGCCCGCCGTCACCATCGCCGCCCCCGGCAGCGACGTGTTCGTCGTCACCCCAGACGGCTATGGAACGGTCGGCGGCACCTCGGCCGCGGCACCGATCGTATCTTCGATCGCCGCACTGCTGCTGGCGGTGCGCGGCACGAGCGACCTGTCGCCGTCGGACCTGAGGAGCCTGCTGGTGAACACCAGCGACGATCTGGGCTTGCAGTGGCAGCCCGGACCGATGGGGCAGATCGACGCGCTCGGCGCGGTCCGAGCCGTCCTCCCCACGACGCAGCACGAAGCTGTCTATGTCGCGGACCGCGATCGCGGTGTCGTTGTGGCGCTCGAGATCGATCCGTTGACGGGAAAGCCGAGGATTCCTGCGGTGCCCGATCGGGTGATCCCGCTGACCCTCACCAAGCAGGGCGTCGCGCTGGAGGCGATCAATCCGCTGGGCGTCGCGATGTCGCCGGCCGGCGAGCAGATCTACGTCCTGGTGCGCGCCCTCTCGCCGAACGACCTCGGCGACGGGATCATGATCATCAGCACTCAGTCCGAGCGGGCGATCGACTTCATTCCACTGAGCGGCGCCACCTTCCCACGAGTGCCGTCGCCCCTCACACCAGGGGCGGTAACGGTCCGGAAGTACGCGCCGATGGTGGTCTCGCGCGACGGCTACCTGCTCTACGTCGGCGCCAACGACAGCCTCGTCGTCATCAATACGATCGACGCCAAAGTGGTGCGCACTTACATGGACTTGCCGGCCGCCTTCCGGCAGCGCGCCGACTCGCGGCCGGTCTACGAGCTGGCCAACCGTCTGCACGACGTCCAAAAGGCGGTCGAGGACGGCGTCCAGAACAAAGCGCGTCCCGGCACCGAAATCAGCGCGCTGACGCTGTCTCCCGACGGAACCACGCTGTATGCCGCGTTCATGACCGGCGGCGGCGGCGGGAACCAGCCCGGCGGCATCGTTCCAGTCAGTGTCGATCTGTTCAAGGACGAACAGCCCGGCATCTTCGGCCTGCAATCCGACCTCACGGCCTATCTGACGTCCTCGGCGACGCTCGAAATGTCGAGCCCCGGGAGCGTCGGACAGGGCGACGAACCATTCGCGGTCGCGGTCGGGCACGACAACCGCTACGTCTACATGTTCAACGGCGGTTACGAACAGGTGCTGGCAGCCGGCCCCGAGGCCCTCGGCCTCGCGGGCTACGGAGAACTGGTCGGCGGCGCAGGATTCGGGATCGCGGCCGAGACCGCGGGGAGCGCCGGCATCGCCGGAACGCTGAACGCCATCAATACCTCCGCCGACATCGGCAGCACGCTGTCGAACTCGATGGCTCGCGAATTTCTCCAGCAGGCGCAGGGCGGCGTCGGGCTCATCGTGGCGCCGGGATTCACTGCGGCGTTCGACATGGCCAATGGCGGCCAGGAGAGCTGGCTCTTCCCCTCGGAAGTGGTGGTCGGCTGGAACGTCCGCCCGCCTGGGAACATCGTCACCGACGCCGACACCGGGCTGATCGTCACGCAATTCTCCCAACCGGAGGTGTTTGCCAAACGGCCCATGGCCGTGGCGCTGAGCCCGGGCGGCGGATCGGGTCCGCTGGCGAACACACGGGCGCTCGTCGCCTTCGGTCAGAGCGGCAACTTCGGCGTGCTCGACCTTTTCTCGCAGGGGCAGTTCCGCCGGCTGACGCCGCCGAACGCGGCGTTCGCTGCGCTTCCCGCCAATCTGTTCCAGGCGCTGGTCGGCGTGACACCGTCGATCCCCATCGGCCCGTTCACATGGCCCGATCGCGGCACGTTCGCCTCGGGCGACTCGGGCCTGGTCGTTCCGAGCCCGGACGAGGCGCTGCTCTTCACGTCGGCGCTGGTCTACGCGCAGAATGGCCGGTTCGCGGTCGCCACGCACGCCGGGCGCGATCTGCCAACCCAGGTCGACGCGGTGGTGCCCGATTTCGTCAACGACCCGGTGCACGCGCGTGAACCCCTGCTGGCGCTCGGGTTCACCTACGCCGGCGGAAATACCATCGTCGCGCCAGACGGAACGTCGTACCAACCCGGACAGCCGATTTCGTTCGACCGTGGCGGCGGCGCCATCAGCTTCATCGACGACGCCGCGATCACCCGCGATCTCGACGCACACATCGACGCGACGGTGTCCGATGACGACGGCAGACCGCGTCCGTACTTCTCGCGGATTCCAATCTGCAACACCGTCTCGATGCAGCCCGGCACCGACGAGCCCGAACCGCGCTGCGCCATCGACGCCGTGACGCGAGTCTTCGGCTACAAGGACGGCACGACGCCGACGCGGTTCAGCGAACCGCGAGGTGTCGCGATCCAGCCATATGTAATGTTCGAGACGCCGCGCAGCGGCACCCACGTCAGTCTCGACAGCCCGGTGCACGTGACCTGGCGCGACCCGCTGATCGACGAGTTCAAGATGCTGGTGCTCGATCTCGATCAGCTCGACAGCAATGGCCTGCCGACGGAGATCAACACGCAGGGCCGCTCGCTCACGCCCGAGCAGCTGCAGGCGCACGCCATGGCGGCGCAGTTCGGCGGACTGTTTCCGGCGGCGCCCAACGGCCCGAAGCAGGGTCATCGTTATCAGGTGGTCGTCGCGCTGTTCAGAGGCACCGACGAGGTCTCGCGCGCGTCGATCGATGTTCGCTTCGATCAGCCAACCGGTCCGATCGTGCCGGAAACGCTCACGCTCGGCCCGGTCATCCTGGCGATCGGCACGGCCCCCGGGACAGCCCGCATCAGCGCGACCCTGCACCAGCCGGGAGCAGCCGATCGCGACGTGACCACCAGCGCTTCGTACAACCTCGTTGGCAATCACGCCCCGGGCCTGGCGCTCGCCGCCGCCATCCAGCAGAAGCTCGCGGCGTCGCTGGCACCGGGACAGACGCAAACCGGTCCCTTCGGAATCATTCCTGGCGCCACCGTCGATCCGTCCGGGCGCGTCAGCGCAACCCAGCCAGGGCTCGAGGTCCTGACCGCCGCCGACGATGGCGTCACCTCACGGCCGACACTTGTGCTCGCCGGCTTCACGGTCAAGAAGATCGCCCTCGAACCGCTCGCCGCGGAATCGGCGGCCGAGCAGCACACGCTCGGCGATGAAGTGGTGCTGACCTTCGGCAAGGGCACCAACGCACCGCTCGTCATCGAACCGCACGACAGCCGGTTCATCGATGACGACGGCCAGATCTATCTCGACGATGTCGTGCTGCAGTACGCCGGCGGCGGCACGATTCACCTCAGCGATCTGATGGATGTCCTGCGCGCCGCGCCGGGCGATCTGTCGATTGAGGCGCCGTTCCAGGACGCCATCCGCCACAACCTGTCACCGCTCGGCGCGACGGCGACGTGGCGCAACGCGCAGGCGCTCACGGGTCTGCTGGAAGGCCCCGACACGCCGTTCCTCAGCACCGATCTCGCGCTGGCCACCTCCGACACCCCGACCGCCTTCGTCCAGCAGGGCGGCTTCTTCAGCGGCCGCATCGCCAGCAACGTGTCCGGCCTCGCCGTCGTCACAGGGACGCTCGATCTCGGCGGCTTCGGCCGGCGGAGCGACGGCGTCCTGGTGTGGAGTCTGCCGGCGATCGAGAGCGTCCGTGTCGACCCGTCGGTTCTCGAGATCCGGCGGACCGACGCGCCGACACCCGGTCCTTCGCTGCGCGCACGCGCGCTCGTCGCGCCGACGGCGGCCGTGCTGCAACTGCCGTCGGGCTTCGCCGACACCGCCACGTTCCTTCAGGAGACCATGCCGGACGAATTCGCGGTCGGCCGCGCACCGGCAATTGCCGTGTCGAAATCCGGCGTGTTCCGCTTCGACATCTCCGGCACGGCAACGCCGACGGCGACCGGCGTCTCGGTCGCCGATCTGCGCATTGAGTTCGACGTGCCGAATGATCGCGGCCCATTCGTTGCCGTCACCTACGGCATTGCTGACACCGCCATCCTTCGGCTCGGCGACACGGCCGCGTTCGATCAGCACGTTATCCACCAGAACACCGCCGGGTCGACCGCGGTCACGGTCGACGTGACGATCGACGGCATGGGAGCGGGCCATGGCAGCGGTCAGATCAGTGTCTGCGATTGCCCGGCGCCGCCGGCCGCTGGCCTCGAGGCGTCGGCGCCGGTGCCACACCTGCGGTTCGTCCTGCCGGCAGGCACGCCGCCGGCGCCCGCGCCGGCACGCGCTCCGCCGTCCCCCGCGGCCGAGGAACCCGTGCGCAAGGGGGCGCAGCGATGA